One genomic segment of Sphingomonas sp. JUb134 includes these proteins:
- a CDS encoding oleate hydratase, which translates to MHYSSGNYEAFVRPRKPDGADRKTAWFVGSGLAGLAGAAFLIRDGGVAGERITILEELDLPGGALDGLDVPEKGFVIRGGREMEEHFECLWDLYRSIPSLEIEDASVLDEFYRLNKDDPNISLQRVTQNQGQDVPDKHLLTLSARAQKDLISVFLASREEMENKRINEVFSKDFFESNFWLYWRTMFAFEEWHSALEMKLYIHRFIHHIAHLADFSSLKFNRYNQYESMVLPLVKWLTDHGVQFRYGVEVTDVDFDIREGHKEATRIHWREKGEEGGVDLGPDDLVFITIGSLTENSNNGDHHTPAELNEGPAPAWDLWRRIAAKDPAFGRPDVFGAHIPETKWASASITARDPRIARYVEKITKRNPFTGKIVSAGIVTAKDSAWLLSWTVHRQPHFKKQPKDQMIAWFYALFVDCPGDYVKKPMQECTGEEITQEWLYHLGVPVEEIPELAAIGANTVPTMMPYITAFFMPRQAGDRPDVVPEGAVNFAFIGQFAESKQRDCIFTTEYSVRTPMEAVYTLMNVERGVPEVFNSTYDIRTLLGAITPLRDGKHIELPGPAFLRKLAMSKLEGTEVEKLLREFNLSSG; encoded by the coding sequence ATGCATTACAGCAGCGGAAACTATGAAGCTTTCGTCCGCCCCCGCAAGCCGGATGGCGCTGACAGGAAGACGGCATGGTTCGTCGGCTCCGGGCTGGCCGGACTGGCGGGCGCGGCCTTCCTGATCCGCGACGGCGGTGTTGCTGGCGAGCGCATCACCATTCTTGAAGAGCTGGATCTTCCCGGTGGCGCACTCGATGGTCTCGACGTGCCGGAGAAGGGCTTCGTCATCCGCGGCGGCCGCGAGATGGAGGAGCATTTTGAATGCCTGTGGGATCTCTACCGTTCGATCCCGTCGTTGGAGATCGAGGATGCCAGCGTCCTCGACGAATTCTACCGGCTCAACAAGGATGATCCGAACATCTCCTTGCAGCGCGTGACCCAGAACCAGGGCCAGGACGTGCCGGACAAGCATCTGCTGACGCTGAGCGCCCGGGCGCAAAAGGACCTGATCTCGGTCTTCCTGGCATCGCGCGAAGAGATGGAGAACAAGCGGATCAACGAGGTCTTCAGCAAGGACTTTTTCGAAAGCAACTTCTGGCTCTATTGGCGCACCATGTTCGCCTTCGAAGAGTGGCACTCCGCCCTCGAGATGAAGCTCTACATTCACCGTTTTATCCACCATATCGCTCATCTCGCGGACTTCTCTTCGTTGAAGTTCAATCGCTACAACCAGTACGAGTCCATGGTGCTGCCGCTGGTTAAATGGCTGACCGATCACGGCGTTCAGTTCCGCTACGGCGTTGAGGTGACGGATGTGGATTTCGACATCCGGGAAGGCCACAAGGAAGCGACCCGAATTCACTGGAGGGAGAAGGGCGAGGAAGGCGGCGTCGATCTTGGCCCCGACGATCTCGTCTTCATCACCATCGGCTCGCTGACCGAAAACTCGAACAATGGCGATCACCACACCCCGGCGGAACTAAACGAGGGACCGGCGCCGGCTTGGGATCTGTGGCGGCGCATCGCGGCGAAGGACCCGGCCTTCGGACGCCCGGATGTGTTCGGTGCCCATATTCCTGAGACGAAATGGGCATCGGCATCGATAACCGCGCGCGATCCCCGGATCGCGCGGTACGTCGAGAAGATCACCAAGCGTAACCCCTTCACCGGCAAGATCGTCTCGGCCGGCATCGTCACGGCGAAGGATTCTGCATGGCTGCTGAGCTGGACGGTCCACCGGCAGCCGCATTTTAAAAAGCAGCCCAAGGACCAGATGATCGCTTGGTTCTATGCGCTCTTCGTGGATTGCCCCGGCGACTATGTGAAGAAGCCGATGCAGGAGTGCACCGGCGAGGAGATCACCCAAGAGTGGCTCTATCACCTTGGCGTGCCGGTCGAGGAAATCCCGGAGCTCGCCGCAATTGGCGCCAATACGGTTCCGACGATGATGCCCTATATCACCGCATTTTTTATGCCACGTCAGGCCGGCGACCGCCCGGACGTGGTTCCGGAAGGGGCAGTGAATTTCGCCTTCATCGGCCAATTCGCCGAGTCCAAGCAACGCGATTGCATCTTTACGACCGAATATTCGGTGAGAACGCCGATGGAGGCCGTCTACACGCTCATGAACGTCGAGCGCGGCGTGCCCGAGGTATTCAACTCGACCTATGACATTCGCACGCTGCTTGGCGCCATTACCCCTCTGCGCGATGGGAAGCACATCGAGTTACCGGGTCCGGCTTTCCTGCGCAAGCTAGCGATGAGCAAGCTGGAGGGCACAGAAGTCGAGAAGCTCCTTAGGGAATTCAACCTGTCCTCGGGATGA
- a CDS encoding DUF4142 domain-containing protein, with translation MLKLILATSALAVSVTAVSAQTTPPIAGQSAPSFVAAASDANTYAIKASEMALSKAQRDDVKAYAKRVLDENRTLQKSLLASLRDNQRTIRTPSSALSSDRASLLSLLQKAPRGSFDNLFLTQAIQVQDRAWSVYKGYAEDGTDPALKQIAIGAAQQEEQELTAGKALLPAALAGDQ, from the coding sequence ATGTTGAAGTTGATCCTGGCGACCAGTGCCCTTGCCGTTTCCGTCACAGCGGTGTCGGCGCAGACCACCCCCCCGATTGCGGGCCAGAGTGCCCCCTCCTTCGTTGCAGCAGCGTCCGATGCCAATACCTATGCGATCAAGGCGTCCGAAATGGCTCTTTCCAAGGCGCAGCGCGACGATGTGAAGGCGTATGCTAAGCGCGTGCTGGACGAGAACCGCACTCTCCAGAAGTCGCTCCTTGCGTCGCTTCGCGACAACCAGCGCACGATCAGGACGCCGTCGAGTGCGCTGTCGTCCGATCGAGCCTCGCTGCTCAGCCTGTTGCAGAAGGCGCCGCGCGGCAGCTTCGACAACCTGTTCCTTACCCAGGCTATTCAGGTGCAGGACCGTGCCTGGTCGGTGTACAAGGGCTATGCCGAGGATGGCACCGATCCCGCGCTGAAGCAGATCGCCATCGGCGCGGCGCAGCAGGAAGAGCAGGAACTCACCGCCGGAAAGGCACTCCTTCCCGCGGCGCTGGCCGGTGATCAGTAA
- a CDS encoding alpha/beta fold hydrolase: MLIHDLQTAPLPFSVRGMRFDAITCGPEDGELVLFLHGFPEFADAWVDIIAAVSRAGFRAVAFDQRGYSPGARPLGVDSYRTSELIDDALAVADALGAQRFHLVSHDWGGIVAWKLAVAHRERLLSLTVLSTPHVDALLDARRTDPDQRRKSRYISLFRMPFHIAERLLLRKNAAALRGAYRGKLPSERLETYVRRWEVPGALTAGLNWYRALDLHAITGPVQVPTLFIWGSEDQALGRRAADATKDFVLSDYRFLPLQGASHWLLEEAADRVSEALVPHLRRWRCGSP, translated from the coding sequence ATGCTGATCCACGACCTACAGACCGCGCCCCTTCCGTTTTCTGTCCGCGGAATGCGTTTCGATGCGATCACTTGCGGCCCGGAAGACGGCGAACTGGTGCTGTTCCTCCACGGCTTTCCCGAATTTGCGGACGCGTGGGTAGACATCATCGCCGCTGTCAGCCGGGCCGGCTTCAGAGCCGTCGCCTTCGATCAGCGGGGCTACTCGCCCGGCGCGCGCCCCCTGGGCGTCGATAGCTACCGCACATCCGAGCTGATCGACGACGCACTGGCGGTAGCCGATGCCCTCGGCGCGCAGCGATTCCATCTGGTGAGCCACGATTGGGGTGGCATTGTCGCCTGGAAGCTCGCCGTCGCGCATCGTGAGCGCCTCCTGTCGCTCACGGTGTTGTCCACCCCTCACGTCGATGCCCTGCTCGACGCCAGGCGTACCGATCCCGATCAGCGGCGGAAGTCGCGCTACATATCCCTTTTCCGCATGCCGTTCCACATCGCCGAACGACTGCTGCTCCGGAAGAACGCGGCCGCCCTGCGCGGCGCCTACCGGGGCAAGCTGCCGTCCGAGAGGCTCGAGACCTACGTGCGGCGCTGGGAAGTGCCCGGTGCGCTCACCGCCGGCCTGAACTGGTATCGTGCGCTCGATTTGCACGCGATCACCGGCCCAGTCCAGGTCCCGACCCTGTTCATATGGGGCTCCGAGGATCAGGCGCTCGGCCGCCGCGCCGCCGACGCGACCAAGGACTTCGTCCTATCGGATTACCGCTTCCTGCCGCTCCAGGGCGCGTCGCACTGGCTCCTGGAGGAAGCGGCGGACCGGGTCAGCGAAGCACTCGTTCCCCATCTCCGCCGGTGGCGCTGCGGGTCGCCCTGA
- a CDS encoding catalase family protein has translation MKAPLLYSSDIETIAEDEERLTAEIVEQMAAGNRCAFEHHRHAIRDAHAKSHAVLKGTLTVHDDLAPELRQGIFVRPATYGVVARLSSAPSDIHSDAIPAPRGFAIKVIGVEGERLSPDIGGANQDFLMVNFPVLAFGTIAKYKLMLSLLEANAHAPDTFQRLIAGTARGAKKTVEALGMTPGATLEGLARDNHHPLGESYHTQGAIRFGDHVAKLALSPASDNVRALTGQPVGKTDFSTMRDVMVEHFAGQGAEYALSAQFCTDLAEMPVEDAAVRWDEKVSPHRPIATLRFAAQDAYAPARQVYGDDVLSFNPWNGVEAHRPLGQIMRIRRAAYERSTSYRHRMNARPRIEPDRLDDIPD, from the coding sequence TTGAAAGCACCGCTTCTCTATTCGTCCGACATCGAGACGATCGCCGAGGATGAAGAGCGCCTGACGGCCGAGATCGTCGAGCAGATGGCGGCCGGCAACCGCTGCGCTTTCGAGCATCACCGTCACGCGATCCGCGACGCGCATGCCAAGTCACATGCCGTCCTGAAGGGCACATTGACGGTTCACGACGATCTGGCGCCGGAACTGCGGCAGGGTATCTTCGTGCGCCCAGCCACGTATGGTGTGGTCGCACGGCTGTCCTCGGCACCCAGCGACATTCATTCGGACGCGATCCCTGCGCCGCGAGGCTTCGCGATCAAGGTGATCGGCGTCGAAGGAGAGCGGTTGTCGCCCGATATCGGGGGCGCCAACCAGGATTTCCTGATGGTGAACTTTCCCGTCCTCGCCTTTGGCACCATCGCCAAATACAAGCTGATGCTGAGCCTTCTCGAGGCGAATGCGCATGCGCCCGACACCTTCCAGCGGCTGATCGCGGGCACTGCGCGGGGTGCCAAGAAGACAGTGGAGGCGTTGGGGATGACGCCGGGGGCGACACTCGAAGGTTTGGCGCGCGACAACCATCATCCGCTCGGCGAGAGCTACCATACGCAAGGTGCTATCCGCTTCGGTGACCATGTCGCCAAGCTGGCGCTGTCCCCAGCTTCCGATAACGTCCGGGCCTTGACGGGACAGCCGGTGGGCAAGACGGATTTCTCCACGATGCGGGATGTTATGGTGGAGCATTTCGCCGGCCAGGGCGCGGAATATGCCCTGTCGGCGCAGTTCTGCACCGATCTGGCGGAGATGCCGGTCGAGGATGCGGCGGTACGCTGGGACGAGAAGGTGTCGCCGCATCGCCCGATCGCGACGCTGCGGTTCGCAGCGCAGGACGCTTACGCCCCGGCACGCCAGGTGTATGGCGACGACGTCCTGTCTTTCAATCCATGGAACGGCGTAGAGGCGCACCGCCCACTCGGCCAGATCATGCGCATCCGCCGGGCGGCTTACGAACGCTCCACCAGCTACCGCCATCGGATGAACGCGCGCCCCCGGATCGAGCCTGACCGGCTCGATGACATTCCCGATTGA
- a CDS encoding protein-L-isoaspartate(D-aspartate) O-methyltransferase, translated as MTDFAAARARMVDVQIARRGIRDAAVLDAMRTVPRERFVPKALAEFAYEDTPLPIGAEQTISQPFIVAAMIEAAEIGRQDRVLEVGAGSGYAAAVLGQVANQVFAVERHAQLGTAAAARIEALGYDSVRIESGDGSGGLPAEAPFDAILVSAGGPDVPHALKQQLAVGGHLIVPAGEPGDQKLCKVTRITEDSFEEQNLGAVTFVPLIGAHGWPEDGSRSASNHTPGASRKQTLPEMIAEAAEPLPAFDDPAFGRLFDRFADRRVLLLGEASHGTSEFYQARAAITRHLVEHHGFTIVAVEADWPDAATVDRFVRHREPRPGAETPFQRFPTWMWRNTDVQALIRWMHAHNADRPMHDRAGFYGLDIYNMSGSIGAVLDYLDRIDPEAGAAARERYGCLTPWQKNPATYGRAALSRGYAECERAVIEQCQALLQKQLDYAAEDGDDFLDAAQNARLVASAERYYRIMYYGGAESWNLRDTHMFETLRHLLDAKGPDAKAIVWAHNSHIGDARATDMGQVRDELNIGQLCREEWGDAVASIGFGTHSGTVAAATDWDGDMEVKRVNPSRRDSYERLCHDSGTERFLLDLAPGRHEALRRALAEPRLERFIGVIYRPDTERWSHYSDAVLPEQFDAYVWFDTTRAVTPLGPEHHRGMPETYPFGE; from the coding sequence ATGACCGACTTCGCTGCCGCCCGCGCCAGGATGGTGGACGTGCAGATCGCGCGGCGTGGCATTCGCGACGCGGCGGTGCTCGACGCGATGCGCACGGTGCCGCGCGAACGTTTCGTACCGAAGGCGCTTGCCGAATTCGCGTATGAGGACACGCCCCTGCCGATCGGGGCGGAACAGACGATCTCCCAGCCGTTCATCGTGGCGGCCATGATCGAGGCGGCCGAGATCGGGCGGCAGGATCGGGTGCTGGAGGTGGGGGCCGGATCCGGCTACGCCGCCGCCGTTCTCGGCCAGGTCGCCAATCAGGTGTTCGCCGTCGAACGGCATGCGCAGCTCGGCACCGCAGCGGCGGCGCGGATCGAGGCGCTCGGCTACGACAGCGTCCGGATCGAGAGTGGCGACGGCAGCGGCGGACTGCCGGCCGAAGCTCCGTTCGACGCGATCCTGGTGTCCGCGGGCGGGCCGGATGTACCCCATGCGCTGAAGCAGCAACTGGCGGTGGGCGGGCACCTGATCGTGCCGGCGGGAGAACCGGGCGATCAGAAGCTCTGCAAGGTGACCCGCATCACCGAGGATAGCTTCGAGGAGCAGAACCTCGGCGCCGTCACGTTCGTGCCGCTGATCGGCGCCCATGGCTGGCCGGAGGATGGCAGCCGCTCGGCGAGCAATCACACCCCCGGCGCCTCGCGCAAGCAGACGCTGCCGGAGATGATCGCCGAAGCGGCAGAGCCGCTGCCCGCGTTCGACGATCCGGCATTCGGCCGCCTGTTCGATCGGTTCGCGGATCGCCGGGTGCTGCTGCTGGGGGAGGCGAGCCACGGCACCAGCGAATTCTACCAGGCGCGTGCCGCCATCACTCGGCACCTCGTCGAGCACCACGGCTTCACCATCGTCGCGGTCGAGGCGGATTGGCCGGATGCCGCCACCGTCGACCGCTTCGTCCGCCATCGCGAGCCGCGGCCCGGCGCGGAAACGCCGTTCCAGCGCTTCCCCACCTGGATGTGGCGCAACACCGACGTCCAGGCGCTGATCCGCTGGATGCACGCGCACAATGCCGACAGGCCGATGCACGACCGTGCCGGCTTCTACGGGCTCGACATCTACAACATGTCCGGGTCGATTGGCGCGGTGCTCGACTATCTGGACCGGATCGATCCCGAAGCCGGTGCCGCGGCGCGCGAGCGGTACGGATGCCTCACGCCCTGGCAGAAGAACCCGGCGACCTATGGCCGCGCGGCGCTCAGCCGGGGCTATGCCGAGTGCGAGCGGGCCGTGATCGAGCAGTGCCAGGCCTTGCTCCAGAAGCAGCTCGACTATGCGGCGGAGGACGGCGACGATTTCCTGGATGCGGCGCAGAACGCGCGGCTGGTCGCGTCGGCCGAGCGCTACTACCGGATCATGTACTATGGCGGCGCGGAGAGCTGGAACCTGCGCGACACGCACATGTTCGAGACCCTGCGCCATCTGCTGGATGCCAAGGGGCCGGACGCCAAGGCGATCGTCTGGGCGCACAACAGCCACATCGGCGACGCGCGTGCGACCGACATGGGGCAGGTGCGGGACGAGCTGAACATCGGGCAGCTCTGCCGCGAGGAGTGGGGCGATGCGGTCGCGTCTATCGGCTTCGGCACCCATAGCGGCACCGTGGCCGCAGCGACTGACTGGGACGGCGACATGGAGGTGAAGCGCGTCAATCCCTCCCGTCGCGACAGCTATGAGCGGCTATGCCACGACAGCGGCACCGAGCGGTTTCTGCTCGATCTTGCGCCCGGACGGCACGAGGCGCTGCGGCGCGCGTTGGCGGAACCGCGGCTGGAGCGCTTCATCGGCGTCATCTATCGCCCCGACACGGAGCGCTGGAGCCACTATAGCGACGCGGTCCTGCCCGAGCAGTTCGACGCCTATGTGTGGTTCGACACGACCCGCGCCGTGACGCCGCTGGGTCCGGAGCACCATCGCGGCATGCCCGAGACCTATCCGTTCGGCGAGTGA
- a CDS encoding thioesterase family protein, with protein MKQAGAEPSGGPGGRSQYRSHRHAITVSADAIDELGHVNNAVYLQWVQQAITAYWRAVARKEDVDRLRWIVASHEIFYRKPAYHRDSLIATVQIMKHTAWRAWFSTHIGRDGETVAEVHSTLCCLDASSGQLVRITPDLAQPFCL; from the coding sequence GTGAAGCAGGCTGGCGCTGAACCGTCCGGCGGGCCCGGGGGGCGCTCGCAATACCGTTCGCATCGGCATGCCATCACCGTTTCGGCGGACGCGATCGACGAACTGGGCCACGTCAACAATGCTGTGTACCTGCAGTGGGTGCAGCAGGCGATAACCGCGTACTGGCGCGCGGTGGCGAGGAAGGAAGATGTCGACCGGCTTCGCTGGATCGTCGCTAGTCACGAGATCTTCTATCGAAAACCGGCCTATCACCGCGATAGTCTCATCGCGACGGTTCAGATTATGAAGCACACAGCGTGGCGAGCATGGTTCTCGACGCATATCGGCAGGGACGGCGAGACGGTCGCCGAGGTGCACTCGACGCTATGCTGTCTCGACGCGAGCTCGGGTCAACTCGTCCGCATCACTCCGGATCTGGCGCAGCCGTTCTGCCTGTAA
- a CDS encoding aspartyl/asparaginyl beta-hydroxylase domain-containing protein: MPKRPITLRLGKKLRPIVNAIVTRGSLVGNGPVHDPADFPWVHLLRSEWRNIAHEATIVCAHREAVPPLNAISPDHARIAADGLWRSFFLVGYGQSIEENRRRCPATSRLIGAVPGLNSAFFSILAPGAHIPRHKGVTKGLLTCHIGLAVPGRQDGCRMLVASETLHWADGQALVFDDTYPHEIWNDTDEVRIVLLLQFRRPMARVAGWIADLFLSLIRRSAFVRDARRDLARWQELFRAAEDNNAC, from the coding sequence ATGCCCAAGCGGCCGATTACGCTGCGCCTGGGCAAGAAACTGCGCCCGATAGTCAATGCGATCGTCACGCGTGGATCGCTGGTCGGCAACGGGCCGGTGCATGATCCGGCCGATTTCCCCTGGGTGCACCTGTTGCGGAGCGAGTGGCGCAACATTGCGCATGAGGCGACCATCGTATGCGCCCATCGCGAGGCGGTGCCGCCGTTAAACGCCATCTCGCCCGATCATGCCCGGATCGCGGCCGATGGTCTCTGGCGATCGTTCTTCCTTGTCGGCTATGGACAGTCGATCGAGGAAAATCGTCGGCGCTGCCCTGCGACCAGCCGGCTGATCGGCGCCGTACCCGGCCTCAACAGTGCCTTCTTCTCAATCCTTGCGCCGGGCGCTCACATTCCCCGCCACAAGGGTGTCACCAAGGGGCTGCTGACCTGCCATATCGGACTCGCCGTGCCCGGTCGGCAGGACGGATGTCGAATGTTGGTGGCAAGCGAGACGCTGCACTGGGCGGACGGCCAGGCACTGGTATTCGACGACACCTACCCGCACGAGATCTGGAACGACACGGACGAGGTGCGCATCGTGCTGCTGCTGCAATTCCGCCGGCCGATGGCGCGCGTGGCAGGCTGGATCGCCGATCTGTTCCTTAGCCTGATCCGCCGTTCGGCCTTCGTCCGAGATGCGCGACGCGATCTTGCGCGGTGGCAAGAACTCTTCCGCGCGGCCGAGGACAACAACGCATGCTGA
- a CDS encoding IS481 family transposase, which translates to MGQVRHGSATTTHAVRAAIQRSQASLATLSRELGINPKTVAKWRKRATVEDLKTGPKAPHSTTLTEAEEAMVVAFRRHTLLPLDDCLYALQPSLPHLTRSALHRCLQRHGISRLPDVEGDKPKRQRFKRYPIGFFHIDIAEVQTAEGKLYLFVGIDRTSKFAVTQLVDKADRRTAWEFLEHLLKAVPYRIHTILTDNGIQFAEQPRNRNTAWSRQMRFDMICEANDIEHRLTKPNHPWTNGQVERMNRTIKEATVKRFHYETHDQLRTHLADFMAAYNFARRLKTLSGLTPYEYIAKIWTSEPDRFIVDPIHQMPGLNT; encoded by the coding sequence ATGGGACAGGTACGTCACGGGAGCGCCACGACCACGCACGCTGTCCGAGCAGCAATACAGCGATCGCAAGCTTCGCTCGCGACGCTGAGCCGTGAGCTGGGGATCAACCCCAAGACGGTGGCGAAGTGGCGTAAGAGGGCGACGGTCGAGGATCTGAAGACCGGGCCGAAGGCCCCTCATTCAACGACCCTGACCGAGGCGGAGGAGGCAATGGTGGTGGCGTTCCGTCGCCACACGCTGCTGCCGCTCGACGACTGCCTCTACGCATTGCAGCCGTCGCTACCGCACCTGACCCGCTCAGCGCTGCACCGTTGCCTTCAGCGGCACGGCATCTCACGGCTACCGGATGTCGAGGGCGACAAGCCCAAGCGTCAGCGCTTCAAGCGTTATCCGATTGGTTTCTTCCACATCGATATCGCCGAGGTGCAAACTGCCGAAGGAAAGCTCTATCTGTTCGTCGGCATAGACCGCACCAGCAAGTTCGCAGTCACCCAGCTGGTCGACAAGGCCGATAGGCGCACAGCATGGGAGTTCCTCGAACACCTGCTGAAGGCCGTGCCGTACCGGATACACACGATCCTGACCGATAATGGCATTCAGTTCGCCGAGCAGCCGCGCAACCGGAACACCGCCTGGTCGCGCCAGATGCGCTTCGACATGATCTGCGAGGCGAACGACATCGAACACCGGCTCACCAAGCCGAACCACCCGTGGACGAACGGTCAGGTCGAACGGATGAACCGCACCATCAAGGAGGCAACCGTCAAACGCTTCCACTACGAGACCCACGACCAGCTCCGGACGCACCTCGCCGACTTCATGGCCGCCTACAACTTTGCCCGCCGGCTCAAGACGCTCAGCGGCCTCACACCCTACGAATACATCGCCAAGATCTGGACGTCAGAGCCAGACCGGTTCATCGTCGATCCGATCCACCAGATGCCGGGACTGAACACCTAG
- a CDS encoding TetR family transcriptional regulator — protein MWIVKSGERLKLEVTEGMAAMAGEKAILKRQRGRIGRPSAEEAASLEERILSATWDLLLAKGAGELSVERIARAAAVSKKTIYTRFHDRSDLLMRLLQRKLELEEDGLHEDVHVDDFRAAFCSVGRRILTFLISSERQAIAAVLTELPDARHDAWTSTYAVGLRAIDALLAHPGAAIALAHTDLTTFRHAFLHCLIGRAENVLRAPETDQSTSEDWMKALAELFLRYGPV, from the coding sequence GTGTGGATTGTGAAGTCGGGTGAGCGGCTGAAACTTGAGGTGACGGAAGGAATGGCCGCGATGGCCGGTGAGAAGGCGATACTGAAACGCCAACGCGGCCGGATAGGCAGGCCGAGTGCAGAAGAGGCGGCCAGTCTGGAAGAAAGGATCCTCTCCGCCACCTGGGACTTGCTGCTCGCAAAGGGCGCCGGCGAACTCTCGGTCGAACGGATAGCGCGTGCGGCAGCTGTTAGCAAAAAGACGATCTACACGCGATTCCATGACCGCAGTGATCTTTTGATGCGCCTTCTGCAGCGCAAGCTGGAACTGGAAGAAGACGGACTTCATGAGGACGTGCATGTGGACGACTTTCGCGCCGCGTTCTGCAGCGTTGGGAGGCGTATCCTAACCTTCTTGATCAGTTCGGAGCGTCAGGCGATTGCTGCGGTGCTGACGGAACTACCGGACGCGCGTCATGACGCCTGGACCTCTACCTATGCTGTCGGTCTGCGCGCGATTGACGCCTTACTAGCACATCCGGGTGCCGCGATCGCGCTAGCGCATACCGATTTGACGACCTTTCGTCACGCATTCTTGCACTGTTTGATCGGCCGGGCGGAGAACGTGCTGCGCGCTCCTGAAACAGATCAGTCTACGAGCGAGGATTGGATGAAGGCATTGGCAGAGCTATTCTTACGGTATGGTCCAGTATAG
- a CDS encoding DUF3008 family protein, translating into MPAKPAAQQKTAGAALSAKRGDTPKSKLKGASKSMEDSMSEKQLEEFAHTKRKGKPEHDSKG; encoded by the coding sequence ATGCCCGCAAAGCCCGCCGCCCAGCAGAAGACCGCCGGTGCCGCGCTCAGCGCCAAGCGCGGCGACACCCCGAAGTCGAAGCTGAAAGGTGCCTCCAAGAGCATGGAGGACTCCATGAGCGAGAAGCAGCTGGAGGAGTTTGCGCACACCAAGCGCAAGGGAAAGCCCGAGCACGACAGCAAGGGCTGA
- a CDS encoding Dyp-type peroxidase, whose product MSVLANLKARFSRERVKLQLDDIQALILRSRPEPYVGLHAMLHVDEAEGGRDLVRRLAPHIPSAHDWTDDMDAWTGVAISHAGLKALGVPEASLKSFPLPFQQGMAARAEQLRDFGENAPDRWEDAFRPGTCHIALTIYARDEAALEKAIEVAMTELEASHGVTLVGTHSFGADADAKNPFGFRDSISQPTVAGGGVDPRGDERAIAAGEFILGENSETGAPVAMPEPAPLGRNGSFVVLRKYQSAVGAFNDFIRANADSEADQEKLAAKMFGRWRSGAPLILAPDHDDEALGADRSRNNDFNFAEDPKGLVCPHSAHMRRLNPRDSQLTILTDVNIHRIIRRSSTFGPKWTPDVTAAGDAKGDRGIFFIFISARAYDTIEFLQQEWINRGNFIDLGTERDPIVALHEEPGTFTIPHEPARTRVNGVTTFNRLMGGEYLFMPSLTALRWIGEAGWR is encoded by the coding sequence ATGAGCGTTCTGGCGAACCTGAAGGCGCGCTTCAGCCGGGAGCGGGTCAAGCTGCAGCTCGACGACATCCAGGCCCTGATCCTGCGATCGCGGCCCGAGCCCTATGTCGGCCTGCACGCGATGCTGCACGTCGATGAGGCGGAAGGCGGTCGCGATCTCGTCCGCCGGCTCGCGCCGCACATCCCCTCGGCCCACGATTGGACGGACGACATGGACGCTTGGACCGGCGTCGCGATCAGCCATGCCGGCCTGAAGGCGCTGGGCGTGCCAGAGGCATCGCTGAAGAGCTTTCCCCTCCCGTTTCAACAGGGCATGGCCGCCCGAGCCGAGCAATTGCGCGACTTCGGCGAAAACGCACCCGACCGGTGGGAAGATGCCTTTCGGCCCGGCACCTGCCATATCGCGCTGACGATTTATGCCCGCGACGAAGCCGCGCTTGAAAAGGCGATCGAAGTTGCCATGACCGAGTTGGAAGCCTCGCATGGTGTCACGCTCGTCGGCACGCACAGCTTCGGGGCGGATGCCGATGCCAAGAATCCTTTCGGATTTCGCGACTCCATCTCGCAGCCGACAGTGGCGGGCGGCGGGGTGGACCCGCGGGGCGACGAGCGCGCGATCGCGGCGGGCGAGTTCATCCTGGGCGAAAACAGCGAGACCGGCGCGCCAGTCGCAATGCCCGAACCGGCCCCGCTCGGTCGCAACGGATCGTTCGTGGTCCTGCGCAAATATCAGAGCGCGGTTGGCGCCTTCAACGATTTCATCCGCGCAAACGCCGACAGCGAAGCCGACCAGGAGAAGCTGGCGGCCAAGATGTTCGGCCGCTGGCGCAGCGGCGCGCCGCTGATCCTGGCACCGGATCATGACGACGAGGCGCTGGGGGCGGATCGATCACGCAACAACGACTTCAATTTCGCGGAAGATCCCAAGGGACTGGTCTGTCCGCATTCAGCGCACATGCGCCGTCTGAACCCGCGCGACAGCCAGTTGACGATCCTGACCGACGTTAACATCCACCGCATCATCCGGCGCTCTTCCACCTTCGGCCCCAAGTGGACTCCGGACGTGACGGCGGCCGGCGATGCGAAAGGCGATCGCGGCATCTTCTTCATCTTCATCAGCGCGCGGGCGTACGATACGATCGAGTTCCTCCAGCAGGAATGGATCAACCGGGGTAACTTCATCGATCTTGGTACCGAGAGAGATCCGATCGTCGCACTGCACGAGGAGCCGGGGACCTTCACCATTCCGCATGAGCCGGCGCGAACGCGCGTCAACGGCGTGACCACCTTCAACCGTCTGATGGGCGGCGAATATCTCTTCATGCCGTCGCTGACGGCGCTCCGGTGGATCGGTGAAGCAGGCTGGCGCTGA